Proteins from a genomic interval of bacterium:
- a CDS encoding C-GCAxxG-C-C family protein: MNIEDQAKHYFNNGYNCAESVLLSVCGQMGYDPKEYGICIPRMATGFGGGIARNGGLCGALSGGLMALGLALGRDVAQESRDPCYPAADQFYNEFVERFGHSTCRELTGLDMKNEPDRKRYMDVIHQERCNPMVAWSAGRVMELIGEHSQGKPGLA, from the coding sequence ATGAACATAGAAGATCAGGCCAAACACTATTTCAACAACGGCTACAACTGCGCCGAGTCGGTGCTATTGTCAGTCTGCGGTCAGATGGGATATGATCCCAAGGAGTACGGGATATGCATACCCCGGATGGCCACCGGATTCGGCGGCGGAATCGCCCGCAACGGCGGTCTCTGCGGGGCATTGTCCGGGGGGCTGATGGCCCTGGGTCTGGCCCTGGGCCGGGATGTTGCCCAAGAAAGCCGGGACCCCTGTTATCCGGCGGCAGACCAGTTCTACAATGAATTCGTGGAAAGGTTCGGCCATTCCACCTGCCGGGAACTGACCGGACTGGACATGAAGAACGAGCCGGACCGCAAAAGGTACATGGACGTCATCCACCAGGAGCGGTGCAATCCGATGGTGGCCTGGTCGGCCGGGAGGGTGATGGAGTTGATCGGGGAGCATTCCCAGGGAAAACCGGGGCTGGCCTGA